TCATTCAACACGAATGCTAAACCGAAATGCGAGTTAGCACCGCGTCCCTTTCAATAACCTCCACCCTTGCTCCCGGCCTTCGCCCGTTGAATCAGTTCGATCTCGTACCCTTCCGGCGCATCAATGAAAGCGAACACGGTCCCGGTAGAGGTCGTCGTCGGGCCATCGGAGTATTTCAGGCCCAGCGTCGTCAGGTGTTTGCCGAATTCCTCGAGGCTGTCCACCTCGAAGGCCAGGTGCGTCAGGTCCGCCTGCACCTGCACCGGGCCGCTCGACGGGAAGCTGCACAGTTCGATCTGCTCGTCACTCTCCGGCGCCTTGAGGAAGACCAGTTCCGAGCCGCGCGGCGATTTGTGCCGGCGCATTTCCTCCAGCCCGAGCACGTCCTTGTAAAACTTCAACGTCTTTTCCAGATCGTTCACCCGATAGCGCGTGTGCAACAGTTTTCTCGCTTTCATCGCGTGAAAAATAACCCGCGGGAATCGCAAAGCAAACTTTTGTGGCGGCGCAATTGGCTTGCCGGACGGGAACGGTTTGCGTTACGACTGCGCGCGTGACGTGGCGAACACAGTGGCGCGGTTGGGTGTTCTTCATCGGTTTCGGCGCAACCTGTGTCGCCCATGCCCAGATTGATCCGGACAAACGGCGGCTGTTTCAGCTTGGCTACAACCAGCAGTTGCAGGGCCGCGGGCCGCTCTCCGGTTACGCCTTCTACTATTTCAACGAACCGGGATTCATCGAAACCAACCTCACGCTGCGACTGGCCATCGCGCCCGTCTATGTGGATTCGGAACTCGGCATCCGCGATGCCCTCGGTCCGAACACGGACCTGGCCATCGGCCTGGCGGGCGGCGGTTACGCCGACAGTTATTCGGAAACGCGCGGCGGCAAGTACTGGCGCGAGGAATCGTTCACCGGGCACGGCGCCGAGGGTGGCGTGGGCGTTTACCATCGTTTCAATCCCGACCAGCAGATCCCCCTCAACGCCATCCTGCGCGTGACCGGGCGCTACACATTTTACGAACGCGACGACGTCACCG
This Candidatus Angelobacter sp. DNA region includes the following protein-coding sequences:
- a CDS encoding VOC family protein translates to MKARKLLHTRYRVNDLEKTLKFYKDVLGLEEMRRHKSPRGSELVFLKAPESDEQIELCSFPSSGPVQVQADLTHLAFEVDSLEEFGKHLTTLGLKYSDGPTTTSTGTVFAFIDAPEGYEIELIQRAKAGSKGGGY